The following nucleotide sequence is from Sphaeramia orbicularis chromosome 24, fSphaOr1.1, whole genome shotgun sequence.
GAAATAAATGGAGGTTGATGGAAACCCAGCCTGAGgagaaaacacatacattttaaaGTCAACACATTGACAGTCAACTCTAAGAGCAGTTTAAACAAACCCAATCTCAGAGGAAGAGTTGAACACCTCTGATTTTCCGGCTAATGCATATGAATCTTCACTCACAGTTCCATTTTAAACaatattcatgtttttacatGTCACTCATACATTTAAATATTGTTTATTTCTTTCCTTAATCTTTTATTTACCTACATTATGTCTGTCATATCAGTGATGCCTTGTTCCTGTAATACAGCTTTGCCCATTTGTGCCATGCGTTCAACTGTTGGGACACATGACACTGTTACATGTCAGAAAATACAGCTGTGCACATACATGTAGTTTTGTGCAATTTAAACAGTAAATAAAGTGTTAGTAATATTGCTGGGAGAGCAAAACAGGAGTAGTGGGTTAACAGAAAATGGTAATAACATGAGggttatggagagaaatttgtttctttaatcatcaatcaaaaagaagggctttgcaattaaaaagaataggtttgcaaccaaaaaagagatgtGAGAGCAAAATACAGTAAGTggcaatccaaaaaaaaagataattttgcttataaatcagtcctcattgcttgtgagttaaaaactttagcttgagacttcaaaagttttgattGAAAATCAAGAGATGGAGAAGTGAGTTTAAGGCGGAAGCTGGAGCCGGTGCTGGAGctaggtcaaacccaccaatagaaactcttctctcgtCCAtcgacataggccacgcccattaagtgcagttaaatttgcaagcaaaacttttgaaattgcaaacaaagaggagtgattttcaatcaaaacttttgaagtctcaagcaaaagtttttaactcacaagcaacgaggactgatttataagcaaaattatcttttttttggattgccacttactgtcttttgctctcaaatctcttttttggttgcaaatctattctttttaattgcaaagcCATTCTTtctgattgatgaataaagaaacaaatttctctccatagaaGGTTGTTACTGTGTTTTGATGACTACACTGTAAATGGAAGAAGCCGGTGAGGACTGTGTGTTTAAATACCCAAATTGACGTGCCTCCTGTTCAGTGAAAAGCAGCTCTGTATGTGCTTTCGGGGTATAACCAGGTAGTGGTGAGGGGCAGCAGGGCAAATATCCCGGAAACACACCAGATCCTTGCTCTGTTCGAAGGGATGAAAAGAAGTCACAAAACTGAGATGCAGGTCAGTGAACGCAGCATGGCCAGTGCTAGTAAAGGGGGTGGGTCTGATGGGAAGCAGAGGGTTGGTTAAGTAATAACTTGATTACAGTCGTATTTATGTGGACTGTATGGTTCACATAAAGTACATAAAGATGGACATTTCTGACAATGCATGTATTAGACACAATGTCCAGAAACATAACGTAAGGTCAGATTTCTTCTCAGTGGTCACCTCCATTCTTTGACTTCGACCTAAAAACCATCATCCTAAGGTTTTCATATCTATGCGAATAAAATATAGACGATTATAACACcccctgccttttttttttttttaaagggacaACAGGTTGTATCACGTGCCATAAAAACTGTTACACAAAAAAACGAGAAATTGAACTTGAAAATGATTTTTATTCTTCATCGTAAGTGTATTCTTGGTTTTCGTGACAATTTCTAATTAATATGATGATTTCTGTACAGTCTCATTCGTTGATACGTCTGTAAATACTCTTATTTACTTATAAACCCATTTCCGGATAACATCAAGTTGTCGTTCTCAGACACGGTACATTACCATACTTTTTAATCATCAACACTTTCTTACCTGTTTAATGACCTCCGCTTCTTTGTCTTGGCCGCTCGCTATCAAACAGAAAATACAACTTTCGTCCATTTAATCTCTCTAATCTCAATTATTCCTTCTCTGTTAAAGTCTGTGTTCTCAGGTCCCACTGTTGTCCGGCGTGTCACAGATCGTCTATGTTTACGACGAACGAGCCAAGTTACAAAATTCCCACACCGAACAATGTGTCGTGTATTCAGCAGACCgttgaacagatgaaaatgatTAGTAGATGGTGAGACAGAAAGCTACTTTTTTTCTCCTTACATGTGGTGATATTATTTTCTAAGCAATTATTCTACTGTAGATTAAAGACATGTAAGCTTTGAATCTGAATGACAGAGTGCTTCATCTGTTTAATTGACGATCTTTGAGAACACGAGGAAGAGGTAATGTGTAATGTGATGAAACAACGTGTCATCTATCAGCTAGAACTGCACAAGGAAATGAATAAATAGGGTACAGGATTGTTTATTGTGTGTAATCTTGTGCAACTCAACAGTCACAAACCACACTGGCCATttcattatatgtatatatttaccgTTTATTTAAGCTTAAATGTGGTtgcaataacaacacaataaatagATCCTTAGTGATATCGCATCAGTTTTGGATTTACAAGAAGTAATACTTGGGAACATTCACAGTTACAACACTGAATAGCGACAACAAAGCTCATTTTCACGTGAAGTGATAACTGGCATTAGTTAATAGTATGGCAGGTATCATAAATGGAGACAAAGTTTTGCAGTATTGCATATTCATGCACTACAAGCAGGTGTTATAACCCTTGGGAAAAACATCATGTATGAATTTAGTTAGTGGCATTATTTGAGTGCAGTGAGACAAACTTCATCCCTTTTTCACCCATTTGAAATAAAGCAGACGCTGAGCTGTGGGTGCACAGGCAGCTTCCCTTTTGTAGTGGTGATAAACAACATTCAGTGACAATCTGACATTTAATAAATGCTTATATACATAGGGCCAAGATAAAGAATCCATTAGAGTCCATTAACCCTTTAGTGCAAAGTGACATCCTAATACATTTTTTACTGGC
It contains:
- the LOC115415674 gene encoding histidine triad nucleotide-binding protein 3-like; amino-acid sequence: MDESCIFCLIASGQDKEAEVIKQSKDLVCFRDICPAAPHHYLVIPRKHIQSCFSLNRRHVNLVERMAQMGKAVLQEQGITDMTDIMLGFHQPPFISVSHLHLHVLAPASQITDFDYKFIPNTPSFVEEHSLRRRIQNFDPDPGANQSHLKLLFQKILPS